The region AATGCGGCTTTTGGAATTAAACCCTTATAAACATCTTTTTTATCAAATTTTTGAAACGGTACAGCAATACAGCTCTCAAGGATGTTTGGAAAACGAGTTGAAAAATCAGGAATCGGCTCATTAAAAGTCATAAGCTCTTTTGCTAACCTAAAAGACATATGCCGAACAACAGCCAGAGTAATTTTTTTCATAATTCCGAACTAATTGAGGAATTAATGCATTAGCTCCATTTTATTCTGCACCCAAAAGTTTGAGTGTTTCTCCATAATCTTTTACTGTTTTCTTAACTGCCTTATCAATTAATTTTTTATCCTCTTCTTTTAAAGTTTTTTCAAGAACAAAACCCAATTCTTCTTTTGGAATTGCAAAATTTCG is a window of Candidatus Paceibacterota bacterium DNA encoding:
- a CDS encoding helix-turn-helix domain-containing protein — encoded protein: MENKKFYTVKEVADILGISRVAVFRKVKNEQIKAEKIGRNFAIPKEELGFVLEKTLKEEDKKLIDKAVKKTVKDYGETLKLLGAE